One Bubalus bubalis isolate 160015118507 breed Murrah chromosome 10, NDDB_SH_1, whole genome shotgun sequence genomic window carries:
- the PLAGL1 gene encoding zinc finger protein PLAGL1 isoform X1, which yields MATYPCQLCGKMFLTLEKFTIHSYSHSRERPYKCLQPDCGKAFISRYKLMRHMATHSPQKSHQCAYCEKTFNRKDHLKNHLQTHNPNKMAFGCEECGKKYNTMLGYKRHLALHAASSGDLTCGVCALELGSTEVLLDHLKAHAEEKPSTGTKEKKHQCDHCERCFYTRKDVRRHLVVHTGCKDFLCQFCAQRFGRKDHLTRHTKKTHPQELMKESLQAGDLLNTLHALSPQFQLKAAPLSPFPIGAPTQNGLVSSLPAEVHTLNALEQPPQPISVLSELLAPLHPMATPSSPPAPLQNHKYNTGSTSYPPLAGLPLKTDTKGFFSANLLEDLPLQEPQSPHKLNAGFDLAKGGAGKVNLPKELAADAVNILPASLDLSPLLGFWQLPPATQNAFGSSGLALGAGESLPHRLGCLGQQPQDPSLAMSTMSLGQLPLPPIPHVFPAGTGSAILPHFHHAFR from the exons ATGGCTACCTACCCCTGCCAGTTATGTGGCAAGATGTTCCTCACCCTGGAGAAGTTCACTATCCACAGTTATTCCCACTCCAGGGAGCGACCTTACAAGTGCTTGCAGCCAGACTGTGGCAAAGCCTTCATTTCCAGATATAAATTAATGAG GCATATGGCTACACATTCGCCCCAGAAATCTCACCAGTGTGCTTATTGTGAGAAGACTTTCAACCGGAAAGACCACCTGAAGAACCACCTCCAAACGCACAACCCCAACAAAATGGCCTTTGGGTGCGAGGAGTGTGGGAAGAAGTACAACACCATGCTGGGCTACAAGAGGCACCTGGCCCTCCATGCGGCCAGCAGTGGCGACCTCACCTGTGGGGTCTGTGCCCTGGAGCTGGGGAGCACTGAGGTGCTGCTCGACCACCTCAAAGCCCACGCCGAAGAGAAGCCGTCGACTGGAACCAAGGAGAAGAAGCACCAGTGCGACCACTGCGAGAGATGCTTCTACACCCGGAAGGATGTGCGGCGCCACCTGGTGGTCCACACAGGCTGCAAGGACTTCCTGTGTCAGTTCTGTGCCCAGAGATTCGGGCGCAAAGACCACCTCACGCGTCACACCAAGAAGACCCACCCACAGGAGCTGATGAAGGAGAGCCTGCAGGCTGGAGACCTTCTGAATACTCTCCACGCTCTCTCTCCCCAGTTCCAACTGAAGGCTGCCCCACTGTCTCCTTTTCCTATAGGGGCCCCTACACAGAATGGGCTTGTGAGTAGCCTGCCAGCTGAGGTACACACCCTCAATGCCTTGGAGCAGCCCCCTCAGCCTATATCAGTGCTGTCAGAGCTCCTGGCTCCCCTCCACCCCATGGCCACCCCCAGCTCTCCCCCTGCACCCCTCCAGAATCACAAGTACAACACTGGTTCTACCTCATACCCCCCACTGGCAGGCCTGCCTCTCAAAACAGATACTAAAGGATTTTTCAGTGCCAATTTGCTTGAGGACTTGCCTCTGCAAGAGCCTCAGTCACCTCACAAGCTCAATGCAGGCTTTGACCTGGCTAAGGGAGGTGCAGGTAAAGTCAACCTGCCCAAAGAGCTAGCTGCAGATGCTGTGAACATATTACCTGCCTCTCTGGACCTCTCCCCTCTGTTGGGCTTCTGGCAGCTGCCTCCTGCTACCCAGAATGCCTTTGGGAGTAGTGGTCTtgccctgggggctggggaatCTCTGCCGCATAGGCTGGGCTGTCTGGGGCAGCAGCCCCAAGACCCCTCACTAGCCATGAGCACTATGAGCCTGGGCCAGCTCcccctcccacccatcccccacGTTTTCCCAGCTGGCACTGGTTCGGCTATCCTGCCTCATTTCCACCATGCATTCAGATGa
- the PLAGL1 gene encoding zinc finger protein PLAGL1 isoform X2, protein MATHSPQKSHQCAYCEKTFNRKDHLKNHLQTHNPNKMAFGCEECGKKYNTMLGYKRHLALHAASSGDLTCGVCALELGSTEVLLDHLKAHAEEKPSTGTKEKKHQCDHCERCFYTRKDVRRHLVVHTGCKDFLCQFCAQRFGRKDHLTRHTKKTHPQELMKESLQAGDLLNTLHALSPQFQLKAAPLSPFPIGAPTQNGLVSSLPAEVHTLNALEQPPQPISVLSELLAPLHPMATPSSPPAPLQNHKYNTGSTSYPPLAGLPLKTDTKGFFSANLLEDLPLQEPQSPHKLNAGFDLAKGGAGKVNLPKELAADAVNILPASLDLSPLLGFWQLPPATQNAFGSSGLALGAGESLPHRLGCLGQQPQDPSLAMSTMSLGQLPLPPIPHVFPAGTGSAILPHFHHAFR, encoded by the coding sequence ATGGCTACACATTCGCCCCAGAAATCTCACCAGTGTGCTTATTGTGAGAAGACTTTCAACCGGAAAGACCACCTGAAGAACCACCTCCAAACGCACAACCCCAACAAAATGGCCTTTGGGTGCGAGGAGTGTGGGAAGAAGTACAACACCATGCTGGGCTACAAGAGGCACCTGGCCCTCCATGCGGCCAGCAGTGGCGACCTCACCTGTGGGGTCTGTGCCCTGGAGCTGGGGAGCACTGAGGTGCTGCTCGACCACCTCAAAGCCCACGCCGAAGAGAAGCCGTCGACTGGAACCAAGGAGAAGAAGCACCAGTGCGACCACTGCGAGAGATGCTTCTACACCCGGAAGGATGTGCGGCGCCACCTGGTGGTCCACACAGGCTGCAAGGACTTCCTGTGTCAGTTCTGTGCCCAGAGATTCGGGCGCAAAGACCACCTCACGCGTCACACCAAGAAGACCCACCCACAGGAGCTGATGAAGGAGAGCCTGCAGGCTGGAGACCTTCTGAATACTCTCCACGCTCTCTCTCCCCAGTTCCAACTGAAGGCTGCCCCACTGTCTCCTTTTCCTATAGGGGCCCCTACACAGAATGGGCTTGTGAGTAGCCTGCCAGCTGAGGTACACACCCTCAATGCCTTGGAGCAGCCCCCTCAGCCTATATCAGTGCTGTCAGAGCTCCTGGCTCCCCTCCACCCCATGGCCACCCCCAGCTCTCCCCCTGCACCCCTCCAGAATCACAAGTACAACACTGGTTCTACCTCATACCCCCCACTGGCAGGCCTGCCTCTCAAAACAGATACTAAAGGATTTTTCAGTGCCAATTTGCTTGAGGACTTGCCTCTGCAAGAGCCTCAGTCACCTCACAAGCTCAATGCAGGCTTTGACCTGGCTAAGGGAGGTGCAGGTAAAGTCAACCTGCCCAAAGAGCTAGCTGCAGATGCTGTGAACATATTACCTGCCTCTCTGGACCTCTCCCCTCTGTTGGGCTTCTGGCAGCTGCCTCCTGCTACCCAGAATGCCTTTGGGAGTAGTGGTCTtgccctgggggctggggaatCTCTGCCGCATAGGCTGGGCTGTCTGGGGCAGCAGCCCCAAGACCCCTCACTAGCCATGAGCACTATGAGCCTGGGCCAGCTCcccctcccacccatcccccacGTTTTCCCAGCTGGCACTGGTTCGGCTATCCTGCCTCATTTCCACCATGCATTCAGATGa
- the ZC2HC1B gene encoding zinc finger C2HC domain-containing protein 1B — protein sequence MDGNQELFPCEVCGRRFAADVLERHGPICRKLFNKKRKPFNSLKQRLQGTDIPTVGKVPQSKPQPVRKSNWRQHHEDFINAIQSAKQCTLAIKEGQPLPPPPPPTVNPDYIQCPYCKRRFNETAASRHINFCKDQESRRVFDPAQTAARLDSRAQGRAQMSPRKEPTVTSAVGALLQNRALETSAAPTRPGSAVDPASGAKLRQGFAKSSKKD from the exons GAAAGACATGGACCAATTTGTAGAAAACTCTTCAACAAAAAACGTAAACCTTTCAATTCCTTAAAACAAAGATTGCAGGGTACTGACATTCCCACTGTGGGGAAGGTGCctcagtccaag ccacAACCCGTGAGAAAATCTAACTGGAGACAACATCATGAAGACTTCATTAATGCGATTCAGTCAGCAAAGCAGTGTACACTAGCCATTAAAGAAGGCCagcctctcccacctccaccGCCTCCAACCGTCAACCCAG ATTATATTCAGTGTCCATATTGTAAGAGGAGATTTAATGAAACTGCAGCCAGTCGACATATTAATTTCTGCAAGGATCAAGAGTCTCGCCGAGTCTTTGATCCAGCCCAGACAGCAGCCAGATTGGATTCCAGAGCACAG ggtagagCTCAAATGAGTCCAAGAAAGGAACCGACTGTAACCAGTGCTGTGGGAGCTCTGCTACAGAACAGGGCCCTGGAGACCAGTGCAGCGCCAACCAGGCCAG GATCAGCAGTGGACCCTGCTTCTGGAGCAAAACTCAGACAAGGATTTGCTAAATCTTCTAAAAAAGATTAA